A part of Prolixibacteraceae bacterium genomic DNA contains:
- a CDS encoding sodium-translocating pyrophosphatase, which translates to MELTLFWIVPLASIIALSFAYYFYRDMIKQDEGTPEMRRIAKHVRDGAKAYLKQQYKVVAWVFLALCILFAWMAYGPGLQNKWVWFAFLTGGFFSGLAGFIGMRTATMASARTANAARASLNSGLKIAFRSGAVMGLVVVGLGLLDISVWFVLLQYAFDSLPEAEKMIVLTTTMLTFGMGASTQALFARVGGGIFTKAADVGADLVGKVEAGIPEDDPRNPATIADNVGDNVGDVAGMGADLYESYCGSILATAALGASAYQMSSEAQLHAVIAPMLIAAVGIILSIVGIFLVRTDENATQNQLLRSLGKGVNFSSVFIAILSFGVIYLLGMDLWIGGSIVVGLIVGLIIGKSTEYYTSQAYRPTQKIAESAETGAATVVISGIGTGMISTAIPVLAIVVGIVLSFLFAAHFSFENIGLGLYGIGIAAVGMLSTLGITLATDAYGPIADNAGGNAEMSGLGEDVRQRTDALDSLGNTTAATGKGFAIGSAALTGLALLASYIEELKVGLLRLGHQTISVNGVDIPLHKATFVDFMHHYEVNLMNPKVLVGLFLGSMMAFLFCGLTMNAVGRAAQKMVEEVRRQFRMFPGILKGESEPDYARCVEISTKGAQREMIWPSILAIIAPIIVGLVLGVAGVMGLLVGGLASGFVLAVFMANAGGAWDNAKKYVEEGNLGGKGSDIHKATVIGDTVGDPFKDTSGPSLNILIKLMSMVSIVMAGVTVAFHLL; encoded by the coding sequence ATGGAATTGACACTATTTTGGATTGTGCCGTTGGCTTCCATTATAGCCCTATCCTTCGCGTATTATTTTTATCGTGATATGATAAAGCAGGATGAGGGTACGCCTGAGATGCGTAGAATTGCGAAGCATGTTAGAGATGGAGCGAAAGCCTATTTGAAGCAGCAGTATAAGGTGGTTGCTTGGGTGTTTTTGGCTTTATGTATTTTGTTTGCGTGGATGGCTTATGGGCCAGGACTGCAAAATAAATGGGTATGGTTTGCTTTCCTTACGGGAGGTTTCTTTTCTGGATTAGCTGGTTTTATTGGGATGCGGACAGCAACTATGGCTTCAGCACGTACTGCAAATGCAGCAAGGGCATCGTTGAATTCTGGACTGAAGATTGCTTTTCGTTCAGGAGCAGTGATGGGTTTGGTTGTTGTTGGTTTAGGGTTGCTAGATATCTCCGTTTGGTTTGTTCTTCTTCAGTATGCTTTTGATTCGTTGCCAGAAGCCGAAAAGATGATTGTGTTAACAACAACCATGTTGACTTTTGGTATGGGTGCATCTACTCAGGCTCTGTTTGCTCGTGTTGGTGGTGGTATTTTTACAAAAGCTGCTGATGTGGGTGCCGATTTGGTTGGAAAAGTAGAGGCAGGTATTCCAGAGGATGATCCTAGAAATCCAGCGACTATTGCCGATAATGTAGGTGATAATGTAGGTGATGTTGCAGGTATGGGTGCCGATCTGTATGAATCGTATTGTGGTTCGATTTTGGCTACTGCTGCCTTGGGTGCATCTGCCTATCAGATGTCGTCGGAAGCACAGCTGCATGCAGTGATCGCTCCTATGTTGATTGCCGCAGTGGGTATTATTCTTTCTATTGTAGGTATCTTCTTGGTTCGTACGGATGAGAATGCGACACAGAATCAACTGCTACGTTCGCTGGGTAAAGGGGTTAACTTTAGCTCTGTCTTTATTGCGATACTTTCGTTTGGTGTGATCTATTTATTGGGTATGGATCTTTGGATTGGAGGTTCTATCGTGGTAGGTCTGATTGTAGGATTGATTATTGGTAAGAGTACGGAGTATTATACTTCGCAAGCTTATCGCCCTACGCAGAAGATTGCGGAGAGTGCCGAGACAGGAGCTGCAACGGTAGTGATATCGGGTATCGGAACAGGTATGATCTCTACGGCTATTCCTGTGTTGGCTATCGTGGTTGGAATTGTGTTGTCTTTCCTTTTTGCAGCACACTTTAGTTTTGAGAATATCGGTTTGGGACTGTATGGTATTGGTATTGCCGCAGTAGGTATGCTTTCGACTTTAGGTATTACTTTGGCTACGGATGCATATGGGCCGATAGCGGATAATGCTGGTGGAAATGCAGAGATGAGTGGTCTTGGTGAGGATGTACGTCAGCGTACGGATGCATTGGATTCGCTTGGAAATACTACGGCAGCTACAGGTAAAGGTTTTGCGATTGGTTCGGCGGCTTTAACTGGCTTGGCTCTTTTGGCATCGTATATTGAAGAGCTGAAGGTTGGTCTGCTTCGATTAGGTCATCAAACGATCTCTGTGAATGGGGTAGATATCCCTTTGCATAAAGCTACGTTTGTCGATTTTATGCACCATTATGAGGTGAACCTGATGAACCCTAAAGTGTTGGTGGGTCTTTTCCTAGGAAGTATGATGGCTTTCTTGTTCTGTGGTTTGACGATGAATGCAGTGGGGCGTGCTGCTCAAAAGATGGTTGAGGAGGTTCGTCGACAGTTTCGTATGTTCCCTGGTATCTTGAAAGGGGAGTCAGAACCTGATTATGCACGTTGTGTGGAGATTTCAACTAAAGGTGCTCAGAGAGAGATGATCTGGCCATCGATATTGGCGATTATAGCTCCAATTATCGTCGGGCTTGTATTGGGTGTTGCAGGTGTTATGGGACTATTGGTTGGTGGTCTAGCTAGTGGTTTTGTGCTTGCTGTGTTTATGGCTAATGCAGGTGGTGCATGGGATAATGCGAAGAAATATGTGGAAGAGGGTAATCTTGGTGGTAAGGGTAGTGATATCCATAAAGCTACGGTTATTGGTGATACTGTTGGTGACCCTTTTAAAGATACTTCGGGTCCTAGTTTGAATATTCTAATTAAATTGATGAGTATGGTATCCATTGTTATGGCGGGTGTAACAGTTGCTTTTCATCTGTTGTAG
- the ltrA gene encoding group II intron reverse transcriptase/maturase, giving the protein MPKEPGKTRPLGIPTVVDRVIQQAISQVLSPIYEEQFSNYSFGFRPNKGAHTAIIACSQTITSGYHYAIDMDMERFFDTVNHSKLIEILSRTIKDGRLVSLIHKYLRAGVVVEEQFQETETGVPQGGPLSPLLSNIMLNELDHELTRRGHEFVRYADDIVILCKSKRGATRTMNSTIRFIEDTLFLKVNRDKTEVVRYNQIKFLGYSFYKTKGAVRFRLSKKTQRKVKRSLEGIVARNNSIGYDEIKSKLKSYIQGWVTYYRLADMKSFLKQVDEWLRRRIRMVIWKCWKRVRTKMKNLMKLGVSKNKAYEYANTRKKYWRISKSPILQTTITNKNLEKAGYITLSDYYQKVKS; this is encoded by the coding sequence ATACCAAAAGAACCAGGTAAAACACGTCCTTTAGGTATTCCTACTGTCGTGGATCGAGTTATTCAACAAGCCATTTCACAAGTTCTTAGTCCTATTTATGAGGAACAGTTTTCCAATTATAGCTTTGGATTCCGTCCGAATAAAGGAGCACATACAGCTATTATAGCCTGTAGCCAAACGATCACATCAGGTTATCATTATGCTATCGATATGGATATGGAAAGATTTTTCGATACCGTAAATCATAGCAAGTTGATAGAGATCTTATCACGAACGATAAAAGATGGTCGATTAGTTTCCTTAATCCATAAATATCTAAGAGCCGGAGTTGTTGTTGAAGAGCAGTTTCAAGAAACAGAAACAGGAGTTCCTCAAGGAGGACCATTAAGTCCATTGCTAAGCAACATTATGCTGAATGAATTAGACCATGAACTCACAAGACGAGGTCATGAGTTTGTTCGTTATGCAGATGATATTGTCATCTTATGTAAAAGCAAGCGAGGAGCTACACGCACGATGAATTCTACAATTCGTTTTATAGAAGATACTCTATTCTTAAAAGTGAATCGAGATAAAACAGAAGTGGTGCGCTACAATCAGATTAAGTTTCTTGGCTACAGTTTTTACAAAACCAAAGGTGCCGTTCGTTTTCGATTGTCGAAAAAGACACAACGGAAAGTGAAGCGCTCTTTGGAAGGAATTGTAGCACGGAATAATAGTATTGGTTACGATGAAATCAAATCCAAGCTTAAAAGCTATATTCAAGGATGGGTAACCTATTATCGATTGGCAGACATGAAATCATTTCTGAAACAAGTAGATGAATGGCTAAGACGACGTATCCGTATGGTAATATGGAAATGTTGGAAGAGAGTAAGAACGAAGATGAAGAATTTAATGAAACTCGGAGTTTCGAAGAACAAAGCGTATGAATATGCTAATACGAGGAAAAAGTATTGGCGCATTTCAAAGAGTCCAATTCTACAAACGACTATAACGAATAAGAATTTGGAAAAGGCAGGCTATATTACGCTAAGTGATTATTATCAGAAAGTAAAGTCGTGA
- a CDS encoding arylsulfatase, with product MKKRRIFLGLLVPWLCCACNEQKREETVRPNIVYILADDLGYGDLGVYGQQKIETPNIDRLANSGIRFTQHYAGAPVCAPSRGVLLTGKHTGHAYIRGNDEWTSRGDVWNFEACEEDSTLEGQRALPSSERLLSQILHDAGYKTGMVGKWGLGAPHTQSIPTKKGFDFFYGYNCQRGAHTYYPVHLYKNENRVYLENRLVAPHSKLPKGSDPNNDASYADFNLVDYAPDLMFDEMIGFMESTPKDQPFFMYWASPIPHVPLQAPQRWVDYYRKKFGEEKPYVGKSGYFPVQYPRATYAAMISYLDERVGQLVSYLKRTGKYKNTLIIFASDNGATFNGGTQSEWFKSNGPFKNEYGWGKCFVHEGGIRVPMIASWPNHIEANRTTDLVSSFYDVLPTLCDVAQVESDDSLDGISFLPTLLGDVSEQKKHDYLYWEFTELDGEQAVRLGKWKAIRKNIKKGDMHVALYDLSNDIQELHDVSTSNPKVVKQMEEIMASEHQSPENDSFALPALEKL from the coding sequence ATGAAGAAACGTAGAATATTTTTAGGGTTATTGGTGCCATGGCTTTGTTGTGCCTGTAACGAACAGAAGAGGGAGGAAACAGTTCGTCCTAATATTGTATATATTTTGGCTGATGATTTAGGTTATGGTGATTTAGGTGTCTATGGACAGCAGAAAATAGAGACACCAAATATTGATCGTCTTGCCAATAGTGGCATTCGCTTTACCCAACATTATGCAGGAGCTCCTGTCTGTGCACCGTCAAGAGGTGTGTTGTTGACAGGAAAGCATACGGGACATGCTTATATCCGTGGTAATGATGAGTGGACCTCGAGAGGGGATGTTTGGAATTTTGAGGCTTGTGAAGAGGACTCTACTTTGGAAGGGCAACGTGCACTTCCTTCAAGTGAACGATTGCTTTCACAGATATTGCATGATGCCGGTTATAAGACTGGAATGGTTGGAAAATGGGGATTGGGTGCGCCGCATACTCAGAGTATTCCTACCAAGAAAGGGTTCGACTTTTTTTATGGATATAATTGTCAGCGAGGTGCTCATACTTATTATCCTGTTCATCTGTATAAGAATGAGAATCGTGTTTATCTGGAAAATCGCTTGGTTGCACCTCATTCGAAATTACCTAAAGGCTCAGACCCTAATAATGACGCTTCGTATGCCGATTTTAATTTGGTGGATTATGCCCCCGATTTGATGTTTGATGAGATGATTGGCTTTATGGAGAGTACACCAAAAGACCAACCTTTCTTTATGTATTGGGCCTCTCCGATACCACATGTGCCATTGCAAGCTCCACAGAGATGGGTGGATTATTATCGTAAGAAATTTGGTGAGGAGAAGCCTTATGTAGGAAAGTCGGGTTACTTCCCTGTGCAGTATCCACGAGCAACATATGCTGCGATGATAAGCTATTTAGATGAACGTGTAGGACAATTGGTGTCGTACTTGAAACGAACGGGTAAGTATAAGAATACATTAATCATCTTTGCTTCTGATAATGGTGCAACATTTAATGGAGGTACGCAGTCGGAGTGGTTTAAGAGTAATGGTCCATTTAAGAATGAGTATGGTTGGGGAAAATGTTTTGTGCATGAAGGGGGTATTCGTGTCCCTATGATTGCATCATGGCCTAATCATATAGAGGCAAATAGGACTACTGATTTGGTCTCTTCTTTTTATGATGTCTTGCCAACACTGTGTGATGTGGCACAAGTGGAATCTGACGATTCGTTGGATGGGATCTCTTTCTTGCCAACGCTACTTGGGGATGTGTCAGAACAGAAAAAGCATGACTATCTGTATTGGGAATTTACGGAATTGGATGGTGAACAAGCTGTTCGGTTAGGAAAATGGAAAGCGATAAGAAAGAATATAAAGAAAGGAGATATGCATGTCGCTTTGTATGATTTATCGAATGATATTCAAGAGTTACATGATGTTTCGACTTCTAACCCTAAAGTGGTGAAGCAGATGGAGGAGATTATGGCTTCTGAACATCAGAGTCCAGAGAACGATTCGTTTGCACTTCCGGCTTTGGAGAAGCTATAG
- a CDS encoding RluA family pseudouridine synthase, translating to MKKKNSDFYNKAKRNDIQFAIQEKETIISFLQKKFTDRSRNSIKQMLHNEVVVVNGEVATKHDHLLNIGDKITITPVKKAKNKRIRGIEILFEDRSLIIINKPAGLSTLPFGNGAKDSVFSILTYYVKGKSRRHEIYNIHRIDKEISGIMVWAKSELIAEQVKEQWKEQPPRRGYVAVVEGKLPNTQGKYSSYLKETPQKTVKSRQDAAFGKQATTNYKVVDQKGAFSLVNFWMDQPFKHQIRAHAKDMNTPILGDKLYGASRNNLKKLALHLGELQMQHPNNNKPIVIDTDIPSDYKKLF from the coding sequence ATGAAAAAGAAAAATTCAGATTTCTATAATAAAGCAAAACGTAACGATATACAGTTTGCCATTCAAGAAAAAGAAACAATCATATCGTTCCTCCAAAAGAAATTTACGGATAGAAGTCGTAACTCTATCAAACAAATGCTTCACAACGAAGTAGTGGTCGTAAATGGTGAAGTAGCAACCAAACATGATCACCTGCTCAACATTGGAGATAAAATAACAATTACTCCTGTCAAGAAAGCAAAGAACAAACGTATCAGAGGTATCGAGATACTCTTTGAAGACCGTTCTCTTATCATCATCAATAAGCCTGCGGGACTATCTACCCTTCCTTTCGGTAATGGTGCGAAAGACTCGGTATTCTCTATTCTTACATACTATGTAAAGGGAAAAAGCCGACGTCATGAAATATATAACATCCATCGTATCGACAAAGAGATCTCTGGCATCATGGTATGGGCTAAAAGTGAACTCATTGCGGAACAGGTAAAAGAGCAGTGGAAAGAGCAACCACCTCGTCGTGGATATGTTGCAGTTGTAGAAGGAAAACTTCCTAATACTCAAGGAAAATACTCCTCATATTTAAAAGAGACTCCACAAAAGACAGTAAAATCAAGACAAGATGCTGCTTTTGGAAAACAGGCTACCACAAACTATAAAGTAGTTGATCAAAAAGGGGCATTCTCTTTGGTAAATTTCTGGATGGATCAACCATTCAAACACCAGATAAGAGCACATGCCAAAGACATGAATACTCCGATCCTTGGGGACAAACTATATGGTGCTTCTCGAAACAATCTAAAGAAGCTAGCACTCCATTTAGGTGAGTTACAGATGCAACATCCGAACAACAACAAGCCTATCGTAATTGACACAGATATTCCATCTGACTACAAAAAGCTTTTTTAA
- a CDS encoding LPS-assembly protein LptD, translating to MKKNRFILSLLTCLLLSSTAVQAKWSNRNIPSHLFLSDTLEAVQDTMTLAKDTIENKSNSIDAQIISTGKDSIVVMPSEGKTIYYGDASVTYKDLSLKAAYIEMTMDSSEIFAKGMPDSTGTIIGKPIFKQGPDEFDADQIRYNFNTKKGIVTGVVTEQQGGNVQGGKAKMLNDSIFCMVNGKYSTCDHEHPHFYLQLTKAKVVANKKIISGPAYMVVEDVPLKFLFLPFGYFPNQKTYSSGILIPSYGEEQNRGFFLRDLGYYWAASPYFDFQALTDIYSNGSWGIKGKSTYKKRYSFNGNFDVQYYNNKFGEQGITTGSKSYREEKQFSIRWNHSQDAKANPTQTFSASVNLSSTSFNQDNATDYNDYLSGTQNSSISYSKNWPSSPFSLSSSLSASQNTRDSTISLSLPNVSFNMSRVRPFKRENMVGGAKWYDNLSLSYSLDMKNSINTKQDQLMNSSLSKDWRNGVKHTIPVSTSIRFLKYITATPSISYNERWYMYSTEQQMLDNGTIEKDTINGFTRDFDYSFSIGTSTTLYGMYQPINKNSKIKGIRHVMRPSLSFSYRPDFSDPKYGLYGSYINNKGVETRYSYHSDGVYGYAGSGKSGSLNFSLDNNIEMKVLNSKDTTSNEPFKKIALLDQLSFSTSYNLMADSLNLSPIQVRGRTKVAGVNINFGTTLDPYYFDENAGTKVNTFLVKETGNLVRVTNANLSFGMNFNSKKKDGKGGDDKNNENQNNQNPANDPYMNLVHQYADFDIPWNFSFDYSFNYSNTDPRRDANITQTLNFRGDFNLTKKWKVSFTSGYDIQKREVTFTSFHIYRNLHCFQMSFDMVPFGYRQSYTFTIQASASMLKDLKITKRQSFYDNQSF from the coding sequence TTGAAGAAAAATAGATTTATATTATCTTTATTAACGTGTCTTCTTCTGTCAAGCACAGCTGTACAAGCGAAATGGAGTAATAGGAATATTCCTTCTCACCTATTTCTTAGCGATACGCTAGAAGCAGTACAAGACACGATGACTCTTGCTAAGGATACCATTGAGAATAAATCCAATTCCATTGATGCACAGATCATCTCTACGGGTAAAGACTCTATTGTAGTGATGCCATCTGAAGGTAAAACTATATATTATGGCGATGCATCTGTTACCTACAAAGATCTCTCTTTAAAGGCAGCATACATCGAAATGACAATGGATAGTTCAGAGATTTTTGCAAAAGGAATGCCAGATTCAACAGGTACTATCATTGGCAAACCGATTTTCAAACAGGGGCCTGATGAATTCGATGCAGATCAAATCAGATATAATTTCAACACGAAGAAAGGTATTGTTACTGGAGTAGTAACAGAGCAACAGGGAGGTAATGTACAAGGAGGAAAGGCAAAAATGCTTAATGATTCCATCTTCTGCATGGTAAACGGTAAATACTCAACTTGTGATCACGAGCACCCTCACTTCTACCTTCAATTGACAAAAGCCAAAGTAGTGGCGAACAAGAAGATTATTTCGGGACCGGCATATATGGTTGTAGAAGATGTACCTCTTAAGTTTCTTTTTCTACCTTTCGGTTATTTCCCGAATCAAAAGACATACTCTTCTGGAATACTAATCCCTTCTTATGGTGAAGAACAAAATAGAGGTTTCTTCTTAAGAGACTTAGGTTATTATTGGGCAGCGAGTCCTTACTTTGATTTCCAAGCATTGACCGACATCTATTCTAATGGTTCATGGGGTATTAAAGGCAAATCAACCTATAAAAAACGATATAGTTTCAATGGTAATTTCGACGTCCAATACTATAACAATAAGTTTGGAGAACAAGGAATCACCACAGGAAGTAAAAGCTATAGAGAAGAGAAGCAATTTAGCATTAGATGGAACCACAGTCAAGATGCCAAAGCCAATCCGACACAGACATTTAGTGCTTCGGTAAACCTATCTTCAACATCCTTTAATCAAGATAATGCAACGGACTATAACGACTATCTATCGGGGACACAAAACTCAAGTATATCATACTCGAAGAATTGGCCTAGTTCTCCTTTTAGCCTTTCGTCTAGCTTAAGTGCTTCACAAAACACTCGTGACAGCACTATTAGTTTATCTCTTCCAAATGTAAGTTTCAACATGTCACGCGTAAGACCATTCAAAAGAGAAAATATGGTTGGAGGTGCCAAATGGTATGACAATTTATCATTAAGCTACTCTTTGGACATGAAAAATAGTATCAATACCAAGCAAGATCAACTGATGAACTCTTCGCTTAGTAAAGATTGGCGTAATGGGGTTAAACACACCATTCCTGTTTCAACAAGTATCCGCTTTCTAAAATATATCACTGCAACCCCAAGTATTTCATACAACGAACGTTGGTATATGTACTCTACGGAACAACAGATGTTAGACAATGGAACTATTGAGAAAGATACGATTAACGGGTTTACAAGAGATTTTGACTACTCTTTTAGCATCGGAACAAGTACCACATTGTATGGTATGTATCAGCCGATAAATAAGAACTCAAAGATAAAAGGTATTCGTCACGTAATGCGTCCATCTTTGAGTTTCAGTTACCGTCCAGACTTTAGTGATCCTAAATACGGTCTATACGGTAGTTACATCAATAACAAAGGGGTTGAAACCCGCTACTCATACCACAGCGATGGTGTATATGGTTATGCTGGATCAGGAAAGTCAGGGTCTCTGAACTTCTCTTTGGACAACAACATCGAGATGAAAGTACTCAACTCAAAAGACACCACGTCCAATGAACCTTTCAAAAAAATTGCACTATTAGACCAGTTATCATTCAGTACTTCGTACAATCTGATGGCCGACTCTCTTAATCTTTCGCCCATCCAGGTTAGAGGACGAACAAAAGTCGCTGGGGTAAACATTAATTTTGGAACCACTTTAGATCCATACTATTTCGATGAGAATGCAGGAACGAAAGTAAATACGTTTTTAGTGAAGGAGACAGGAAACCTTGTTCGTGTGACCAATGCCAACCTATCTTTTGGAATGAATTTCAACTCCAAAAAGAAAGATGGCAAAGGAGGTGACGACAAGAACAATGAAAATCAGAACAATCAGAATCCAGCAAATGATCCCTACATGAATTTAGTGCATCAATATGCTGATTTCGATATACCATGGAATTTCTCATTCGACTATAGTTTTAACTACTCGAACACGGATCCTCGTCGAGATGCGAATATCACTCAAACGCTTAATTTCAGAGGTGATTTTAACCTTACAAAGAAATGGAAAGTGTCATTTACATCTGGTTATGATATTCAAAAGAGAGAGGTGACATTTACAAGTTTCCATATCTACAGAAACCTACACTGTTTCCAGATGTCTTTCGATATGGTACCATTTGGTTATCGTCAGAGTTACACCTTCACTATTCAAGCAAGTGCTTCAATGCTGAAAGACCTGAAGATTACCAAGAGACAATCTTTCTACGACAACCAATCATTTTAA
- a CDS encoding N-acetylmuramoyl-L-alanine amidase, translated as MKVFRSLLTNIYVVLFLFMLTSFSLNASSASDSTFVLVIDAGHGGKDPGAIRFRTHEKDVVLKIALDLEKLLRPYHKSLKVIMTRMDDRFVQLNKRADIANNAHADLFVSLHANSCSSPSIYGVEVYTQGVAALDRENEVAKMENSVILMEDNYNQNYDDFDPFSPESYIMMTMVKDDNFNESIRFSKLLNDRFKKQGVSTRGVRQAGFLVLRKTKMPSVLVEIGYLSNKKECDRLKSWSGMRKRSETISKVILDYVRESGVELVKTKVAPRTLKVESSNKKEKSDTNEIGSHFAIQLAASSKDVGTDRFGTIKKSVYYKKQNGWFRYYYGKFNTFDEAKASLNMVKNQVKDAFIVAFDAQGKKVSLKQLLKK; from the coding sequence ATGAAGGTTTTTCGTTCTCTTTTAACGAATATTTATGTTGTTTTGTTTCTATTTATGCTAACATCTTTCTCATTGAATGCATCAAGTGCGAGTGATTCCACTTTTGTTTTGGTGATAGATGCTGGTCATGGTGGTAAAGATCCAGGTGCAATTCGTTTTCGAACACATGAAAAAGATGTGGTTTTAAAGATTGCTCTGGACCTAGAGAAATTGTTGCGACCTTATCATAAATCATTAAAAGTGATTATGACACGTATGGATGATCGCTTTGTGCAATTGAACAAAAGAGCAGATATTGCTAACAATGCACATGCTGATCTTTTTGTCTCTCTGCATGCCAATTCGTGTAGTAGTCCTTCGATTTATGGTGTTGAGGTTTATACCCAGGGAGTTGCGGCTTTAGATCGAGAGAATGAAGTAGCAAAAATGGAGAATAGCGTTATTCTTATGGAGGATAACTACAATCAGAATTATGATGATTTTGATCCATTCTCTCCAGAGTCATATATTATGATGACCATGGTTAAAGACGATAACTTTAATGAAAGTATTCGTTTCTCTAAGCTTTTAAACGATCGTTTTAAGAAGCAGGGGGTATCAACAAGAGGGGTAAGACAAGCGGGCTTTTTGGTTCTGAGAAAGACAAAGATGCCCAGTGTTTTGGTCGAAATTGGTTATTTAAGTAATAAAAAAGAGTGTGATCGACTGAAGTCGTGGAGTGGAATGAGGAAACGTTCCGAGACGATCTCTAAGGTAATTTTAGATTATGTAAGAGAAAGTGGAGTAGAGTTGGTTAAAACAAAAGTAGCACCTAGGACGTTAAAAGTAGAGTCTAGTAATAAAAAAGAGAAATCAGATACCAATGAGATAGGGAGTCATTTTGCTATTCAGTTGGCTGCTTCCTCTAAGGATGTCGGTACTGATAGATTCGGAACTATTAAGAAAAGTGTCTATTATAAGAAACAAAATGGATGGTTCCGCTATTATTATGGGAAGTTTAATACTTTTGACGAAGCAAAAGCATCATTGAATATGGTAAAAAATCAAGTGAAAGATGCTTTTATCGTTGCATTTGATGCACAAGGCAAGAAAGTGTCCTTGAAACAGTTGTTGAAAAAATGA
- a CDS encoding MlaD family protein — protein MNKKRNLRIGLVFAGTLVVFVLGLNFLKGRGVFSGDKRYFINYENINGLIETSPVLYNGFKVGVVSDIGINFDNKKMVVAIDVRNDLMLGDSCIANIVSTDFLGSKAIRLENVGTSSIQSDSLIGRLELDLVSELNKKLAPLQKNIETLVKETNVTMKALNGILTEETQNNIKASISNLNEITSNISSLTQKNQSNVNKMMRNGALLSDSLVVTMSEVNGMVKNMNEISVKLNESGLDTMVQNLQLITTQIKSGDGSLGKMIYDDTMYTQLNSTMAGVNVLVTDFKNNPERYIHIDGVNFGKKNFFVDPDSFVLKSKVQLFVLVNEKDIVGSKGDVLSGYTPWSHKKDQYLRSVSFTDFSLAKKELVHVQSICPAAKIVAFKKDKMISLDKAFKH, from the coding sequence ATGAATAAGAAAAGAAATTTAAGGATTGGATTGGTTTTTGCAGGGACTTTGGTAGTCTTTGTATTGGGACTAAATTTTTTAAAAGGACGTGGCGTATTTTCTGGAGATAAAAGATACTTTATCAACTATGAAAATATTAATGGATTGATTGAAACAAGTCCAGTTTTGTACAATGGATTTAAAGTTGGTGTCGTGTCTGATATCGGGATTAACTTTGATAATAAAAAAATGGTTGTCGCTATCGATGTTCGTAATGACTTGATGTTAGGAGATAGTTGTATCGCAAATATTGTAAGTACTGACTTTCTTGGCTCAAAAGCAATACGATTAGAGAATGTTGGGACCAGTAGTATTCAAAGTGATTCATTGATTGGGCGACTCGAATTAGATTTAGTGTCTGAGTTGAACAAGAAATTAGCACCATTGCAAAAGAATATCGAAACGTTGGTCAAAGAGACGAATGTTACAATGAAAGCATTGAATGGCATTCTTACCGAAGAGACGCAAAACAATATAAAAGCATCGATATCAAATTTGAATGAAATTACATCTAATATTTCATCGTTGACTCAAAAGAATCAATCGAATGTAAATAAGATGATGCGTAACGGTGCTCTTCTGTCAGACTCTTTAGTGGTTACCATGTCTGAGGTGAACGGTATGGTGAAAAACATGAATGAGATAAGTGTAAAGCTTAATGAAAGCGGATTAGATACGATGGTTCAGAACTTACAGCTCATTACAACGCAGATTAAATCAGGAGATGGCTCTCTAGGTAAAATGATCTACGATGACACCATGTATACACAATTAAACAGTACCATGGCTGGTGTGAATGTTTTAGTGACAGATTTCAAAAATAATCCAGAAAGATATATTCATATTGACGGAGTCAACTTTGGAAAGAAAAACTTCTTTGTCGATCCAGATAGCTTTGTTCTTAAATCCAAAGTACAGTTGTTTGTTTTAGTTAATGAAAAAGATATTGTAGGTAGTAAAGGAGACGTTTTAAGTGGTTACACTCCTTGGAGCCACAAGAAGGATCAATACCTAAGATCTGTGTCATTTACAGACTTCTCATTGGCTAAAAAAGAATTAGTTCATGTACAATCAATTTGTCCTGCAGCTAAGATTGTAGCATTTAAGAAAGACAAAATGATTTCATTAGACAAAGCCTTCAAACATTAA